The Miscanthus floridulus cultivar M001 chromosome 7, ASM1932011v1, whole genome shotgun sequence genome includes a region encoding these proteins:
- the LOC136466907 gene encoding transcription factor GTE4-like, with protein MASDPPGDGDGAGGEEPTPGPAPAVEAPAAPAVPPRSRWAAEIKVYTRKHPRKNPKPPPPEPAPAPSPDPAPAPAPAPAPVPVPAPAPAPAPAPTPAPNPLSETLSSIRRNIRRAEAAGAAARPDPAAPASAPARAPPGERGAASGDPSSGLNRVGGGVPNGHGDDRAAAAAEKAEKARKRRARSELRRRLAGELDQVRVLSKRLKEAAEALVQREASEPAPLPLMVLSTQQQVVDAGYVQQPQFSAGDMAVPVSAQIAAAVTPGRTLLQRRPLTVSVIRNEAFEKEKRTPKANQLYQKSEFLLAKDRIPPSDSHGRKKSKHHKKKHRSLESRGADFDAERRLYSHAFKKSSSLLSRLMKHKFGWVFNKPVDPVALGLHDYFTIIKHPMDLGTVRGRLSHGQYRNPKEFAEDVRLTFHNAMTYNPKGQDVHFMAEQLSGIFEAQWPEIEAEVNYLASCPPLPKKFPPPPIDLRFLERSDSMRHHMALDTNSRPISHTPTYTRTPSMKKPRAKDPDKRDMTIDEKRKLSENLQNLPPEKLDAVVQVIKNKNLSVMQHDDEIEVEIDSMDAETLWELDRFVANYKKNLSKQKRKAERAMLARQDAELRAQHPIQPPQPTPVPQEPVGERSPKQVAKDSLAGEQLPTSVPEQNDENRHNASSSSNSSSSSSDSGSSSSDSDSDSSSSDGSDAGNSS; from the exons ATGGCTTCCGACCCtcccggcgacggcgacggcgccggcGGGGAGGAGCCGACGCCGGGACCTGCCCCCGCCGTGGAGGCGCCGGCTGCTCCCGCCGTTCCGCCCAGGTCGCGCTGGGCCGCGGAGATCAAGGTCTACACCCGTAAGCACCCCCGCAAAAACCCTAAACCTCCTCCTCCAGAACCAGCTCCCGCCCCCTCCCCCGACCCCGCCCcagcccctgcccctgcccctgcccctgtcCCCGTCCCAGCTCCCGCTCCCGCCCCCGCCCCTGCCCCTACTCCTGCCCCGAATCCCCTTTCAGAAACCTTATCCTCGATTCGCCGCAACATCCGCCGCGCGGAGGCCGCGGGCGCTGCGGCGCGGCCCGATCCGGCAGCGCCGGCCTCGGCtcccgcccgggcgccgcctgggGAACGCGGTGCCGCCTCGGGGGACCCCTCGTCTGGGCTGAACCGGGTCGGCGGCGGTGTTCCTAACGGCCACGGCGACGACCGGGCGGCCGCCGCGGCTGAGAAGGCTGAGAAAGCACGGAAGCGCAGGGCGAGGAGTGAGCTGCGGCGCCGGCTGGCGGGGGAGCTCGACCAGGTCCGCGTGCTCTCCAAGCGGCTGAAGGAGGCTGCCGAGGCCCTGGTGCAGCGGGAGGCTTCTGAGCCCGCGCCTTTGCCCTTGATGGTGCTGTCAACACAGCAGCAGGTGGTGGATGCTGGGTATGTGCAGCAGCCGCAGTTCTCAGCTGGTGATATGGCGGTGCCCGTGTCTGCTCAGATTGCAGCTGCCGTTACTCCTGGCCGCACGCTGCTGCAGCGCAGACCACTAACCGTGTCAGTTATTCGTAATGAAGCCTTTGAGAAGGAGAAACGGACGCCAAAGGCCAATCAATTGTACCAAAAATCGGAGTTCTTGCTTGCCAAGGATAGGATTCCTCCCTCAGATTCACATGGGCGCAAGAAATCCAAGCACCACAAGAAGAAGCATAGGTCCCTAGAATCTCGTGGCGCAGACTTTGATGCCGAGCGGCGGCTCTACTCTCATGCGTTCAAGAAGTCCTCATCACTTCTGAGCCGCTTAATGAAGCACAAGTTTGGGTGGGTGTTCAACAAGCCTGTTGATCCAGTTGCACTTGGTTTGCATGATTATTTTACtattatcaagcacccaatggaTCTTGGCACGGTAAGGGGACGGCTCAGCCATGGGCAGTACAGGAACCCGAAGGAGTTTGCTGAGGATGTCCGGCTCACTTTCCATAATGCGATGACATATAACCCCAAGGGTCAGGATGTGCATTTCATGGCAGAGCAGTTGTCAGGAATCTTTGAGGCACAGTGGCCTGAGATTGAGGCTGAGGTTAACTACCTCGCATCGTGTCCTCCATTGCCGAAGAAGTTTCCACCTCCACCAATTGACCTGCGCTTCCTAGAGAGGTCAGATTCGATGAGACACCACATGGCATTGGACACCAATTCAAGACCAATCAGTCATACTCCCACTTATACCCGTACTCCATCAATGAAGAAACCAAGGGCAAAGGATCCAGATAAGAGGGACATGACAATAGATGAGAAGCGTAAGCTTAGTGAGAACCTCCAGAATTTGCCGCCAGAGAAGCTTGATGCTGTTGTGCAAGTCATTAAGAACAAGAACCTATCAGTTATGCAGCATGATGATGAGATTGAGGTTGAAATTGATAGCATGGATGCTGAGACACTTTGGGAGCTTGACAGGTTTGTGGCCAACTACAAGAAGAACCTGAGCAAGCAAAAGAGAAAGGCCGAGCGAGCGATGCTTGCCAGACAAGATGCAGAGTTGCGTGCGCAGCACCCTATACAACCACCGCAACCA ACCCCAGTCCCCCAAGAACCTGTTGGTGAAAGATCTCCAAAGCAAGTTGCGAAAG ATTCGCTGGCAGGTGAGCAACTGCCAACGTCTGTGCCAGAGCAAAATGATGAGAATAGACATAATGCGAGCAGTTCAAGCAATTCAAGCAGCTCCAGCAGTGACTCAGGATCATCTTCTAGTG ACTCAGACAGTGATAGCTCCTCTTCAGATGGATCTGATGCTGGCAATTCATCTTGA